The Streptomyces europaeiscabiei genome window below encodes:
- a CDS encoding ATP-binding protein — MTPTDTATALPARQTLPAEERHATELDFLAAHDEGPRPPGWRLTPRSVVTFVCGSGGETLKLAKPHETLPDKLVIAPKFVGERALVERCVVTLAGERGLLLVGEPGTAKSMLSELLSAAVCGTSALTVQGTAGTTEDAFRYGWNYALLLAQGPTPQALVDSPVLGAMRSGRVARVEEITRCLPEVQDALVSILSDRRVNVPELSGTDDSQVPAAPGFTVIATANLRDRGVSEMSAALKRRFNFETVHPIADVDAETALVRRQAEAAVQRAGAAFGVDDAVLDVLVTVFRDLREGRSAEGWDVERPGTVMSTAEAVQVAASLGVAAAYLPGGDALDLVPGHLLGVVRKDDPADHARLLGYWDGPVRRRAEDGSATWRRLWDLRENLR; from the coding sequence ATGACCCCGACCGACACGGCGACGGCCCTTCCGGCCCGGCAGACCCTGCCCGCCGAGGAGCGCCACGCCACCGAACTCGACTTCCTCGCCGCCCATGACGAAGGCCCGCGCCCGCCCGGCTGGCGCCTGACCCCGCGTTCCGTGGTCACCTTCGTCTGCGGCAGCGGCGGCGAGACCCTGAAGCTGGCCAAGCCCCACGAGACGCTGCCCGACAAGCTGGTGATCGCGCCCAAGTTCGTCGGCGAACGCGCCCTGGTCGAGCGATGCGTGGTCACCCTCGCCGGTGAGCGCGGCCTGCTGCTCGTCGGCGAACCCGGTACGGCCAAGTCGATGCTCTCCGAGCTGTTGTCGGCCGCCGTGTGCGGCACCAGCGCGCTCACCGTGCAGGGCACCGCCGGCACCACCGAGGACGCCTTCCGCTACGGCTGGAACTACGCCCTGCTGCTCGCCCAGGGGCCGACCCCGCAGGCGCTGGTCGACTCGCCGGTGCTCGGTGCCATGCGCTCCGGCCGGGTGGCGCGGGTCGAGGAGATCACCCGCTGTCTGCCCGAGGTGCAGGACGCCCTGGTGTCGATCCTGTCCGACCGCCGGGTGAACGTGCCCGAGCTGTCCGGCACGGACGACTCCCAGGTCCCGGCCGCGCCCGGGTTCACCGTCATCGCCACGGCCAACCTGCGCGACCGGGGTGTCTCGGAGATGTCGGCCGCGCTCAAGCGGCGCTTCAACTTCGAGACCGTGCACCCGATCGCAGACGTGGACGCGGAGACGGCCCTGGTCCGGCGGCAGGCCGAGGCGGCCGTCCAGCGGGCGGGCGCGGCCTTCGGCGTGGACGACGCGGTGCTCGACGTGCTGGTCACCGTCTTCCGCGATCTGCGCGAAGGGCGCTCCGCCGAGGGCTGGGACGTGGAGCGGCCCGGCACGGTGATGTCCACCGCCGAGGCCGTGCAGGTCGCGGCCTCCCTCGGGGTGGCCGCCGCGTACCTGCCCGGCGGGGACGCCCTCGACCTCGTCCCCGGGCACCTGCTGGGCGTGGTCCGCAAGGACGACCCGGCCGACCACGCCCGGCTGCTCGGCTACTGGGACGGTCCGGTGCGCCGTCGCGCCGAGGACGGTTCGGCGACGTGGCGTCGCCTCTGGGACCTGCGGGAGAACCTTCGGTGA
- a CDS encoding vWA domain-containing protein has product MTIAQEPRTAVTALADSAAPYLLGVRHHSPALAAAVPALLDASGAEVVCVELPADFQSWLPHLAAPGTLAPVALAGAGEGGRLGFYPFADFSPELAALRWARERGVEVICCDLPMSDPAWSADRAEFDAGRPGTDLDGPGTGTDRSAPGPNGPGADTNHPGSGPGSVRTRPGEAESDAGRPPSDADRPEASADRPQPGGSGIATAEGTRSVVTTGTTVSTPTAFAVALTAAGTGRDGDDLWDRCVEVLAPGCAPEAIRRAALGVGWALRSDAESAGGVPSVDLAREAHMRDTIARAAAGGRRVAAVIGAFHAPALTDGSGTGGSAADRAGAESAVPAPRVVGGTAGARGADLVGEHPPVVTSLVPYAFDLLDSRSGYPAGIRDPRWQQAVFTAGGDPGLLQGAAARAITDVCRELRAAGHTAGTGEATETLRMACDLASLRGLAAPGRGEVLEALTAVMGQGEPLGRGRALARALEVVLVGTDRGRIAPGTPRSGLGPSVEAELAALRLPGPDDPASRELRLDPLRSALDGRRETLLQRLAACGAGYGEAVEVAGTGDGTALTTRWRLSWTPAVPVRLDLAGIRGVTAALAAEGTLRETFRRESADGGPTCALVLSGLRAAARCDLPALVADRLADAAAVLPAAATLPELLEALDLLEALRRGHLPGTTAEGRLSAAELAVDLLEAAVRALPGLAGSDQPEDAAALVALASRAGEHRLGLRMDDALGTLARTGSPLIQGAALAARVLLDLDAADTLGARGAGWIDTATGPDGRLALARRLTGLLSGAAPLLQSAPTALDPLLDRVDTLTDQAFLDRLPALRGGFDTLTPAGRDHLLDTVTERLGDRLDLSLSASPALLALWTAADRAGLAAVDSLRLPTGTDTVGPLKGADATGVSQTPAHSAGPRASVGRAATRTAEAPAPATPLPGLLHLTPTDRWRLLLGRESEKLPQDARRYAHALDELYGTGRGEGSSDLGRGTGKGRGGGQDASFPTAREWAEELDALFGAEVREEVLARAADQGRTDVLAELDPKAVRPSVDLLTSVLSLAGGMPEQQLARLRPLVRRLVDELAKELATRMRPALTGLATPRPTRRPGGRLDLPRTLRANLAHARRTADGRTVVVPERPVFSTRSRKEADWRLVLVVDVSGSMEASVIWSALTAAVLGGVPTLSTHFLAFSTDVIDLTDRVDDPLSLLLEVRVGGGTHIAAGLAHARSLVTVPSRTLVVVVSDFEEGYPLGGLLGEVRALAGSGVHLMGCAALDDTGTPRYSVPVAQQLVAAGMPVAALSPLALARWVGDRLRGENR; this is encoded by the coding sequence GTGACGATTGCTCAGGAACCGCGGACGGCCGTCACGGCCCTCGCCGACTCCGCCGCGCCGTACCTGCTGGGGGTACGGCACCACAGCCCGGCCCTCGCCGCGGCCGTGCCCGCCCTGCTGGACGCCTCCGGTGCCGAGGTCGTCTGCGTGGAGCTGCCCGCCGACTTCCAGTCCTGGCTTCCCCACCTCGCCGCTCCGGGCACCCTCGCCCCGGTCGCGCTGGCCGGGGCCGGTGAGGGCGGACGGCTCGGCTTCTACCCGTTCGCCGACTTCTCCCCCGAACTCGCCGCGCTGCGCTGGGCACGCGAGCGCGGGGTGGAGGTGATCTGCTGCGACCTGCCGATGTCGGATCCGGCATGGAGCGCGGACCGAGCGGAGTTCGACGCGGGCCGGCCGGGGACGGACCTGGACGGGCCGGGGACGGGCACGGACCGGTCGGCGCCGGGCCCGAACGGACCGGGGGCGGACACGAACCACCCGGGATCGGGCCCGGGCAGCGTGAGGACGAGACCGGGGGAAGCGGAGTCGGACGCGGGCCGCCCGCCGTCGGACGCGGATCGCCCGGAAGCGTCCGCTGACCGCCCGCAGCCAGGCGGGAGCGGCATCGCCACGGCCGAGGGGACTCGGAGCGTGGTCACCACAGGCACCACCGTCTCCACCCCCACCGCCTTCGCGGTCGCGCTCACGGCCGCCGGGACGGGACGGGACGGTGACGACCTGTGGGACCGCTGCGTGGAGGTGCTCGCCCCCGGCTGCGCCCCCGAGGCGATCCGTCGTGCCGCCCTCGGCGTGGGGTGGGCGCTGCGCAGCGATGCCGAGTCGGCGGGCGGCGTGCCGTCGGTGGATCTGGCCCGCGAGGCTCACATGCGTGACACGATCGCCCGCGCGGCGGCGGGCGGCCGCCGGGTCGCGGCTGTGATCGGCGCCTTTCACGCCCCGGCTCTGACGGACGGGTCCGGAACCGGTGGGTCCGCGGCCGACCGTGCGGGGGCGGAGAGTGCGGTGCCTGCCCCGCGCGTGGTCGGCGGCACGGCCGGGGCCCGGGGAGCGGATCTCGTCGGGGAGCACCCGCCCGTCGTCACCTCACTCGTCCCGTACGCCTTCGACCTGCTGGACTCCCGTTCCGGGTACCCGGCGGGCATCCGGGACCCGCGCTGGCAGCAGGCGGTGTTCACGGCCGGGGGCGATCCCGGGCTGCTGCAGGGCGCCGCCGCGCGGGCGATCACCGATGTGTGCCGGGAACTGCGAGCGGCCGGGCACACCGCGGGCACGGGCGAGGCCACCGAGACCCTGCGGATGGCGTGCGACCTGGCCAGTCTTCGGGGACTCGCGGCCCCCGGCCGGGGCGAGGTTTTGGAGGCCCTGACGGCGGTGATGGGCCAGGGCGAGCCTCTCGGCCGGGGCCGGGCCCTCGCTCGGGCCCTCGAAGTGGTCCTGGTCGGCACGGACCGGGGCCGGATCGCGCCGGGCACACCGCGTTCCGGTCTCGGCCCGTCCGTGGAGGCGGAGTTGGCCGCACTGCGGCTGCCCGGCCCGGACGATCCCGCCTCGCGCGAGCTCCGGCTCGACCCGCTCCGCTCCGCCCTCGACGGCCGCCGCGAGACCCTGCTCCAGCGCCTCGCGGCTTGCGGCGCGGGTTACGGCGAGGCCGTGGAGGTGGCGGGCACGGGCGACGGTACGGCGCTCACCACCCGATGGCGGCTGTCGTGGACGCCAGCCGTTCCCGTACGGCTCGACCTGGCCGGGATACGGGGCGTGACCGCGGCTCTGGCCGCCGAGGGCACCCTGCGGGAGACCTTCCGCAGGGAGTCGGCGGACGGCGGGCCCACCTGCGCCCTGGTTCTCTCCGGGCTGCGCGCGGCAGCTCGCTGCGACCTGCCCGCGCTGGTCGCCGACCGTCTGGCCGACGCCGCCGCCGTGCTTCCCGCGGCGGCCACGCTCCCCGAACTCCTCGAAGCACTCGACCTGTTGGAGGCACTGCGCCGCGGCCATCTGCCCGGCACCACGGCCGAGGGCAGGCTGTCGGCAGCCGAACTGGCCGTCGACCTCCTGGAGGCAGCCGTCCGCGCACTGCCCGGCCTCGCGGGCAGCGACCAGCCGGAGGACGCCGCCGCGCTCGTCGCACTCGCCTCGCGGGCCGGCGAACACCGCCTCGGCCTGCGCATGGACGACGCACTGGGCACCCTCGCACGCACCGGTTCCCCGTTGATCCAGGGTGCGGCCCTGGCCGCCCGGGTCCTGCTCGACCTGGACGCCGCCGACACCCTCGGGGCGCGGGGCGCCGGCTGGATCGACACGGCCACCGGCCCCGACGGCCGCCTCGCGCTGGCCCGCCGTCTCACCGGCCTGCTCAGCGGCGCGGCCCCGCTCCTGCAGTCCGCGCCGACCGCGCTGGACCCGCTGCTCGACCGTGTCGACACGCTCACCGACCAGGCTTTCCTGGACCGGCTGCCCGCCCTCCGGGGCGGCTTCGACACGCTCACCCCGGCCGGCCGCGACCATCTCCTCGACACCGTGACCGAACGCCTCGGCGACCGCCTCGACCTGTCGCTCAGCGCCTCACCGGCACTCCTCGCGCTGTGGACGGCGGCGGACAGGGCGGGCCTGGCGGCGGTCGACTCCCTGCGGCTGCCGACCGGTACGGACACGGTGGGGCCGCTCAAGGGCGCGGACGCCACCGGCGTCTCGCAGACCCCCGCGCACTCCGCCGGACCGAGAGCCTCCGTCGGCCGCGCGGCCACCAGGACTGCCGAAGCCCCAGCGCCCGCCACCCCGCTCCCCGGCCTCCTCCACCTCACCCCCACCGACCGATGGCGGCTGCTCCTCGGCCGGGAGAGCGAGAAACTGCCGCAGGACGCACGCCGATACGCGCACGCGCTCGACGAGCTGTACGGCACCGGCCGGGGCGAGGGCTCCTCGGATCTCGGCCGGGGTACCGGCAAGGGTCGGGGCGGCGGTCAGGACGCGTCGTTCCCCACGGCCCGGGAGTGGGCCGAGGAGCTGGACGCGCTGTTCGGCGCGGAGGTCCGCGAGGAGGTGCTGGCTCGGGCGGCCGACCAGGGCCGTACGGACGTACTGGCCGAGCTGGACCCCAAGGCCGTCCGCCCCTCGGTCGACCTGCTGACGTCCGTGCTGTCCCTCGCCGGAGGGATGCCCGAGCAGCAACTGGCCAGGCTGCGCCCGCTGGTACGGCGTCTGGTCGACGAACTGGCCAAGGAACTCGCCACCCGGATGCGCCCCGCGCTCACGGGTCTGGCGACCCCGCGTCCGACCCGCCGCCCCGGCGGCCGGCTCGACCTGCCACGCACGCTGCGGGCCAACCTGGCCCACGCGCGCCGCACGGCGGACGGCCGGACCGTGGTCGTGCCGGAGCGGCCGGTGTTCAGCACCCGGTCCCGCAAGGAGGCGGACTGGCGGCTGGTCCTCGTCGTCGACGTGTCCGGGTCGATGGAGGCTTCCGTCATCTGGTCGGCGCTGACCGCCGCCGTCCTGGGCGGGGTGCCCACACTGTCGACGCACTTCCTGGCGTTCTCGACCGACGTGATCGATCTGACCGACCGGGTGGACGACCCGCTGTCCCTGCTCCTGGAGGTACGGGTCGGCGGTGGCACCCACATCGCGGCGGGGCTGGCCCATGCCCGTTCCCTGGTGACCGTGCCCAGCCGGACCCTCGTGGTGGTGGTGAGCGACTTCGAGGAGGGCTACCCGCTGGGCGGGCTCCTCGGCGAGGTACGGGCGCTCGCGGGTTCCGGGGTGCATCTGATGGGCTGTGCCGCCCTGGACGACACCGGCACCCCGCGCTACTCGGTGCCTGTCGCCCAGCAGCTCGTCGCGGCCGGGATGCCGGTCGCCGCCCTCAGTCCCCTCGCCCTCGCCCGCTGGGTGGGCGACCGCCTCCGCGGAGAGAACCGATGA
- a CDS encoding SWIM zinc finger family protein yields MNAELPPVAPDVVAAAVESLTSRLRKKLDAAIETYAAVPVTVDGGALRVRCGEDAEVTLTPGPSGAVTDAERAVCSCLLAPRCLHRAAVLSACPVADSDATADAEPEVGPSCTSKALHESESQSEAPSTGDPQAARTTDPPTTDEPIGAAGPTATGDPRSAGRAEGTGAAESTTGTPRPAEANAPTPAQVAAAAGLWAATAAVLAAGVPSAGAVPQAELLRAAHTARLAGLHRAEAAALRVVRGLRGARARHDGHRLADLVANVRELLLTTGLLSAADPDPALVGTARRAYRPGGGLRVHGVCREPVISATGYGGVVTHLVSDDGRWFSVADIKPGGPARARGAATATVALGSGALDHAQLSRGGLLISGATLSPDGRLGSGKGVRATPLAGLSWTSEPLASLFTRPLAEAVAERLTGSPGADPEQAEQAARTLIGCDLVLVGAAGDHLLARELSTAGHSAAEGLLVRLTPANGHPDLAHTANFRQLAARPGLRLRVLGRLEPDRAATLRPLAIGPVPDTDATLRLPDGWQGHADLGYDRLQGAHFPPPGDLPTMDGLVGVPPDPLAEAPLWRLRRLVEVAVSGGRRAVAEPARDGDRNGGVAALRRSGFRAAADLSTALTAEADRRSRDVFGRITDPDPDRYARAWLATAVYLAGTERALVQATWQPPASGS; encoded by the coding sequence ATGAACGCCGAACTGCCCCCGGTGGCACCCGACGTGGTGGCCGCCGCCGTCGAGAGCCTGACCTCACGGCTGCGCAAGAAGCTGGATGCCGCCATCGAGACGTACGCGGCAGTGCCCGTCACGGTCGACGGCGGTGCCCTGCGCGTCCGGTGCGGCGAGGACGCCGAAGTGACGCTCACGCCCGGACCCTCGGGCGCGGTGACCGACGCGGAGCGAGCGGTGTGCAGTTGTCTGCTCGCACCCCGGTGTCTGCACCGCGCCGCCGTCCTGAGCGCCTGCCCGGTGGCCGACTCCGACGCGACGGCCGACGCGGAGCCGGAGGTCGGCCCTTCCTGTACGTCAAAAGCCCTCCACGAAAGCGAAAGCCAGAGTGAGGCTCCGTCAACCGGCGACCCGCAGGCCGCACGCACCACGGACCCACCGACAACCGATGAACCCATCGGCGCCGCCGGCCCGACCGCCACCGGCGATCCCCGCAGCGCGGGAAGAGCCGAAGGCACCGGCGCCGCCGAGAGCACCACGGGTACGCCACGCCCTGCCGAAGCGAACGCCCCCACCCCCGCCCAGGTCGCCGCCGCGGCCGGCCTCTGGGCGGCCACCGCGGCCGTGCTCGCCGCCGGGGTCCCCTCAGCGGGAGCGGTGCCGCAGGCGGAGTTGTTGCGGGCCGCGCACACCGCCCGGCTCGCCGGGCTGCACCGCGCCGAGGCGGCCGCCCTGCGGGTCGTGCGCGGGCTGCGCGGCGCCCGTGCGCGGCACGACGGCCACCGGCTGGCCGACCTGGTCGCCAACGTACGGGAACTGCTGCTCACCACCGGCCTGTTGTCGGCGGCGGACCCGGATCCCGCCCTCGTCGGCACGGCCCGCCGCGCCTACCGGCCGGGCGGCGGTCTGCGGGTGCACGGTGTGTGCCGGGAGCCGGTGATCTCGGCCACCGGCTACGGCGGTGTCGTCACCCATCTCGTCTCCGACGACGGGCGCTGGTTCTCCGTCGCCGACATCAAACCGGGCGGCCCGGCCCGCGCCCGGGGTGCCGCCACGGCCACCGTCGCTCTCGGCTCCGGCGCCCTCGACCACGCCCAGCTCTCCCGTGGCGGGCTGCTGATCTCCGGCGCCACGCTCTCCCCGGACGGCCGACTCGGTTCCGGCAAGGGCGTGCGGGCCACTCCGCTCGCCGGTCTTTCCTGGACGTCGGAGCCGCTCGCTTCCCTCTTCACCCGTCCCTTGGCTGAGGCGGTCGCCGAACGGCTCACCGGCAGCCCCGGCGCCGACCCCGAACAGGCCGAGCAGGCCGCGCGCACGCTGATCGGCTGCGACCTGGTCCTCGTCGGCGCGGCGGGCGACCACCTGCTCGCCCGCGAGCTGTCCACCGCCGGGCATTCGGCAGCCGAGGGCCTCCTCGTCCGGCTGACGCCGGCCAACGGTCACCCCGACCTCGCGCACACCGCCAACTTCCGTCAGCTCGCCGCCCGGCCCGGCCTGCGGCTGCGCGTGCTCGGCCGCCTCGAACCCGATCGCGCCGCCACACTCCGCCCTCTCGCGATCGGCCCGGTCCCGGACACGGACGCGACGCTGCGGCTGCCGGACGGCTGGCAGGGCCACGCCGATCTGGGTTACGACCGGCTCCAGGGCGCGCACTTCCCGCCACCGGGCGACCTGCCCACCATGGACGGCCTCGTCGGTGTCCCGCCCGACCCACTCGCCGAGGCCCCGTTGTGGCGGCTGCGCCGACTGGTCGAGGTCGCCGTGTCCGGGGGCCGCCGCGCGGTCGCCGAGCCGGCCCGCGACGGCGACCGGAACGGAGGCGTAGCCGCCCTGCGGCGCAGCGGGTTCCGTGCGGCCGCCGACCTGTCGACCGCGCTCACCGCGGAGGCCGACCGCCGCTCCCGCGATGTCTTCGGCCGCATCACCGACCCCGACCCGGACCGCTACGCCCGCGCCTGGCTCGCCACCGCGGTCTACCTGGCCGGCACCGAACGGGCCCTGGTCCAGGCCACCTGGCAGCCACCGGCCTCCGGCAGCTGA
- a CDS encoding ion transporter, whose translation MTDEHDQHDRTSTDRRPLRRALAEWARAVTEARWFGVTVFALILSNAALLGVETYSALVAGWGVWLRLAEHAFLVAFTVEILLRACAHADRPRDFLRDPWNLFDLTVVVSAFLPVARENGTVLRLLRLARVLRTARFLPQLRVFMVAVGRSLPGTFSFLLVGALLLYVYAMVGWVFFADHDPEHFGSLGRAVLTLFLLMTLDGLGDAVRAGLEISRWSIVYYASYVLFASFVLVNVLIGVVISSLDEAREMEREQEREQEMAEREQRETEPGRQETEPGEQEREPGHQERGRAPGAARPATGGCTAAAEDELRVRILAAREALDALESSLRQGLPSRHEEPSRRREAEEPVPQPSGRN comes from the coding sequence ATGACCGATGAGCACGACCAGCACGACCGTACGTCCACGGACCGGCGGCCCCTGCGCCGGGCGCTCGCGGAATGGGCCCGCGCCGTCACGGAGGCCCGCTGGTTCGGCGTCACCGTGTTCGCCCTGATCCTCTCCAACGCGGCGCTGCTGGGCGTGGAGACGTACAGCGCGCTGGTGGCGGGCTGGGGCGTGTGGTTACGCCTCGCCGAGCACGCCTTCCTGGTCGCCTTCACGGTCGAGATACTCCTGCGTGCCTGTGCGCACGCCGACCGCCCTCGCGACTTCCTCCGCGACCCGTGGAACCTGTTCGACCTGACCGTCGTGGTCTCCGCGTTCCTGCCCGTAGCCCGCGAGAACGGCACCGTCCTGCGGCTGCTGCGTCTGGCCCGTGTCCTGCGCACCGCCCGCTTCCTGCCCCAACTCCGTGTCTTCATGGTCGCCGTGGGCCGCAGCCTGCCCGGCACCTTCAGCTTCCTGCTCGTCGGCGCCCTGCTCCTGTACGTCTACGCCATGGTCGGCTGGGTCTTCTTCGCCGACCACGACCCCGAGCACTTCGGCTCCCTCGGCCGCGCCGTCCTCACCCTCTTCCTCCTGATGACCCTGGACGGCCTCGGCGACGCGGTCCGCGCAGGCCTGGAGATCTCCCGCTGGAGCATCGTCTACTACGCCTCCTACGTCCTGTTCGCCTCCTTCGTCCTCGTCAACGTCCTCATCGGTGTCGTCATCAGCTCCCTCGACGAGGCCCGCGAGATGGAACGGGAACAGGAGCGGGAACAGGAGATGGCGGAACGGGAACAGCGGGAGACGGAACCGGGGAGACAGGAGACGGAACCGGGAGAGCAGGAGAGGGAGCCGGGACACCAGGAGAGGGGCCGTGCGCCGGGTGCTGCCCGGCCGGCGACAGGCGGGTGCACCGCTGCCGCCGAGGACGAACTGCGCGTCCGGATCCTGGCCGCCCGAGAGGCCCTCGACGCCCTCGAATCGAGCCTCCGCCAGGGCTTGCCGTCCCGGCACGAGGAGCCCTCCCGGCGCAGGGAGGCGGAGGAGCCGGTTCCGCAGCCCTCGGGCCGGAACTGA
- a CDS encoding hemolysin family protein: MSFPMALFVTVLLLIGSGFFVAAEFALVAAKRHRMEQAAATGRRGARAALAGMRELSLMLAGAQLGITVCTLGLGSVSKPAISHELDPLLHDLGLPSALSYGVAFAVAMVVVVFLHMVVGEMAPKSWAIAHPERSAMLLSPPFRAVVRSVRPLIGVLNQVSNALVRLCRVTPRDELASVHNREQLTHLVEESQRLGLISEADSQLITRSLTEPGTPVRDLAVPVAEITAVDADADVETVLRAATAHDRTRLLVRAEDTTVLGSIHARDALVARTKGRAVTARALARPVPELPDDATVADAIDVLRRHRATLAVVRDDTGRLTGLVSLDDLLARYLQPRAA; this comes from the coding sequence ATGAGCTTCCCCATGGCGCTCTTCGTCACGGTCCTGCTGCTGATCGGCAGCGGGTTCTTCGTCGCCGCCGAGTTCGCGCTCGTCGCCGCCAAACGCCACCGCATGGAACAGGCCGCCGCCACCGGCCGACGCGGCGCCAGGGCGGCCCTCGCCGGTATGCGGGAGCTGTCCCTGATGCTGGCCGGCGCCCAACTCGGCATCACCGTCTGCACCCTGGGACTCGGCTCGGTCTCCAAGCCCGCCATCTCGCACGAACTCGACCCCCTGCTGCACGACCTGGGCCTGCCCAGCGCGCTCAGCTACGGCGTCGCGTTCGCCGTCGCCATGGTGGTCGTGGTCTTCCTGCACATGGTGGTCGGGGAGATGGCGCCCAAGTCGTGGGCCATCGCCCACCCCGAGCGCTCGGCCATGCTGCTGTCCCCGCCCTTCCGGGCCGTGGTCAGATCCGTACGACCGCTCATCGGGGTGCTCAACCAGGTCAGCAACGCCCTGGTACGACTGTGCAGGGTCACCCCGCGCGACGAGCTGGCCTCCGTCCACAACCGCGAGCAGCTCACCCATCTCGTCGAGGAGTCGCAGCGCCTCGGCCTGATCAGCGAGGCCGACTCCCAGCTGATCACCCGCTCGCTGACGGAGCCGGGGACCCCGGTGCGCGACCTCGCGGTCCCGGTCGCCGAGATCACCGCCGTCGACGCGGACGCCGACGTCGAGACCGTCCTGCGCGCCGCCACCGCACACGACCGCACCCGCCTCCTCGTCCGCGCCGAAGACACCACCGTCCTCGGCTCGATCCACGCCCGCGACGCCCTGGTCGCCCGGACGAAGGGCCGCGCGGTCACGGCCCGTGCCCTCGCCCGCCCGGTACCGGAACTGCCGGACGACGCGACCGTGGCCGACGCGATCGACGTCCTGCGCCGGCATCGTGCCACCCTCGCCGTCGTCCGCGACGACACGGGCCGCCTCACCGGGCTGGTCAGCCTGGACGACCTGCTGGCCCGCTATCTGCAACCCCGGGCGGCCTGA
- a CDS encoding hemolysin family protein yields MSAVNAVLGLLAVLVLTAGTGYFVAQEFAYVSVDRLALAREAEAGDRRAARALTVLERLSFMLSGAQLGITVTGLVVGFIAEPSVSALLEPALTGVGVPQGAVGGISVALAFVAATVVQMVLGELAPKNLALAVPERLAKSLAGSTLVYLKVVGPVVHIFDGVANRLLRKVGIEPVEELHHGATLEELGHLIGESHEQGELPKDTAELLDHALEFSERTLDEVMVPRVAAVFVRADASAAEAVELIAKYGHSNYPVLGDHPDDVTGVLGVRELMRLPAEPLTATTAGALARRPLLLPDTLPLPDAVTRMREQDDEFAVVLDEHGGVAGIVTYEDIAEELVGDIADESDTVTELAVADGVGWLVDAGRRLDEVADATGVELPEEEDYDTVAGLVVDRLGRFPAIGDRLTVDLPDGGLAVIDVRTLDRHVPDRVRLERQPVREREEEQA; encoded by the coding sequence ATGAGTGCCGTGAACGCCGTACTCGGCCTGCTGGCCGTCCTCGTCCTGACCGCCGGTACGGGCTATTTCGTCGCCCAGGAGTTCGCGTACGTCTCCGTGGACCGGCTCGCCCTCGCGCGCGAGGCGGAGGCGGGCGACCGGCGGGCGGCCCGTGCCCTGACGGTGCTGGAGCGGCTGTCGTTCATGCTGTCCGGCGCCCAGCTGGGCATCACCGTCACGGGCCTGGTCGTCGGCTTCATCGCCGAGCCGTCCGTCTCCGCGCTGCTCGAACCGGCCCTGACCGGCGTCGGCGTCCCGCAGGGCGCGGTCGGCGGGATCTCCGTCGCCCTGGCCTTCGTCGCGGCCACCGTCGTCCAGATGGTGCTGGGCGAGCTGGCCCCGAAGAACCTCGCGCTGGCCGTCCCGGAGCGGCTGGCCAAGTCGCTGGCCGGCTCCACACTCGTGTATCTGAAGGTCGTGGGCCCGGTGGTGCACATCTTCGACGGCGTGGCCAACAGACTGCTGCGCAAGGTGGGCATCGAGCCCGTCGAGGAACTGCACCACGGTGCCACCCTGGAGGAGCTGGGCCACCTCATCGGCGAGTCCCACGAACAGGGCGAGCTGCCCAAGGACACCGCCGAACTGCTCGACCACGCCCTGGAGTTCTCCGAGCGGACACTCGACGAGGTGATGGTGCCGCGCGTGGCCGCCGTCTTCGTCCGCGCGGACGCCTCCGCCGCCGAGGCGGTCGAGCTGATCGCGAAGTACGGCCACTCGAACTACCCGGTGCTCGGCGACCACCCGGACGACGTCACCGGCGTGCTGGGCGTCCGCGAACTGATGCGGCTGCCCGCCGAACCCCTCACCGCCACCACCGCGGGTGCTCTCGCCCGCCGCCCGCTGCTCCTGCCGGACACCCTGCCGCTGCCCGACGCGGTGACGCGGATGCGGGAGCAGGACGACGAGTTCGCCGTGGTCCTGGACGAACACGGCGGAGTAGCCGGCATCGTCACGTACGAGGACATCGCCGAGGAACTGGTGGGCGACATCGCCGACGAGTCCGACACCGTCACCGAACTCGCCGTCGCCGACGGGGTGGGCTGGCTGGTGGACGCCGGGCGCCGCCTCGACGAGGTCGCCGACGCCACGGGTGTCGAACTGCCCGAGGAGGAGGACTACGACACCGTCGCCGGTCTGGTCGTGGACCGCCTCGGCCGCTTCCCGGCCATCGGCGACCGGCTCACCGTGGACCTGCCCGACGGCGGGCTCGCGGTCATCGACGTACGCACCCTCGACCGGCATGTACCGGATCGGGTCCGCCTGGAGCGGCAGCCCGTGCGCGAACGCGAGGAGGAACAGGCATGA